The following proteins are co-located in the Acidicapsa acidisoli genome:
- a CDS encoding carboxypeptidase-like regulatory domain-containing protein translates to MTNMSFGQDTNASLSGTVTDPSNAAIPGAKLTITNQATGFEANGEADAQGEYTFRNLTPGTYNLSISAPNFESTLQKGIELALNQVARVDVHLTVGKSDQTITVTSDASLINYENPTLEGGVSPETLKDMPLTISGMPRSSIGLALLMPGVSTGSSGNAYEARVNGGMVTGDEALLDGATMTEGFMNQSGMVSLYEDFQMSPDMVSEVHVLTANYEAQYGATTSGQLIVQSKGGGEQFHGAAFEYLRNDKLNATQYGATVVDGHVVKPKDKENNYGANIGGPVYLPWLHGANSSRKAYFYFNWEAYQDHGAPVVTPLSIASLNARQGNFSNYKDSSGNLIPLYYPVVMDRTNPLYNYSGQQISQNIIDPSIWSQIEDPIAKAWVAAMPTPTNNNELNNYLPSNGGQGSLTNAENVYMTREDFSFRDSDHFYFTYWRQYSQPNLNTSLPKALSTAQPASPENAPVSRLNWEHTFSPVLTNHFTFGYLNRNEGYYALNAGSNLPTVAGVANGDLPEFTFSQYSQLGDNYGASGNSRTERPTWALNDVVTYVRGKHTFTFGYEWRNAGGNIRNATNQGGTFGFSQSTTGIAGTNSGDDMLAFMLGATSSASVEFVNVKSTYPRQFGSAAHISDAWRATPRLTFSYGIRWDYIAPSEDKNNHFSFFDPNGANPDACNTVNGSTTCLPGRLAFAGNGYGSASFGARYPENLDLYNFSPRVGFSYSLDQAGKTVVRAGYGIYYGQAFYPGWGGGMSLDGFNTDAQVSQIGVGTSAGTTAQQPQMYLSHTGFTPFVPASTSNISSGADNGISPLYRPEDANRRPYSSQWNLTVERELPNNFFVSASYVGTKGTHLPSDKSPINVIDPFTGTFNTLASTPVIGANGTQVLDTVLKANYNATVAANGYDGPTVFAQNGISQQPYAGWAGQLLNCTPTLAQALLPYPQYCGNLQGENEGHGNSIYNSFQGRVERRFRDHFYVLGSLTLSKMYTDATDTTQSGNDGSGGDKMFSPFNIKPLRALAEDNTPITGSLAFVYAFPFGRGERFLNSGPLTSVASGWRIAPITRYEYGMPFSFHSNSCNVVSQTRQGCLPGILPGQQVLIHGRNGFDPTKNGGQYINPNAFEPETNFSKFGYTGYGSGVTTIYGPNFRDTDWSLTKDTKLGEKIAFKLTANFFNGFNNHYFVNQGNNTGASYAFNTTVGDAQFGQWNGSVSTPRTIQFAGRLEF, encoded by the coding sequence ATGACCAACATGAGTTTTGGGCAGGATACCAATGCCTCTCTCAGTGGAACGGTGACGGACCCGAGCAATGCGGCTATCCCAGGCGCGAAGCTGACGATTACCAACCAGGCAACTGGATTCGAAGCTAATGGTGAAGCGGACGCCCAGGGCGAATATACATTTCGCAACCTGACGCCAGGTACCTACAACCTGTCGATATCTGCGCCGAACTTCGAATCAACCCTGCAAAAGGGAATCGAACTAGCGCTGAACCAGGTGGCACGCGTGGATGTTCACCTGACGGTCGGCAAGTCTGACCAGACCATTACGGTGACGAGCGACGCCTCGCTCATCAATTATGAAAACCCGACGCTTGAGGGCGGTGTAAGCCCCGAGACGCTGAAGGATATGCCGCTCACCATTTCGGGCATGCCACGTTCGTCGATCGGCCTCGCGCTCTTGATGCCCGGTGTTTCGACGGGCAGCAGCGGAAACGCATATGAAGCTCGTGTCAATGGCGGCATGGTGACAGGCGATGAAGCGCTGCTGGACGGCGCAACCATGACCGAAGGCTTCATGAACCAGAGTGGCATGGTTTCTCTCTACGAAGATTTCCAGATGTCCCCGGATATGGTGAGCGAAGTCCATGTGCTGACGGCCAATTACGAGGCCCAGTATGGGGCCACTACATCGGGGCAACTTATCGTCCAGAGCAAGGGTGGCGGCGAGCAGTTTCATGGCGCTGCTTTTGAATACCTCCGCAACGACAAATTGAATGCGACCCAATATGGGGCCACGGTTGTGGATGGTCATGTTGTCAAGCCGAAGGACAAGGAAAATAACTACGGGGCGAATATTGGCGGACCTGTCTATCTTCCATGGCTGCACGGCGCGAATTCGTCCAGGAAGGCATACTTCTACTTCAACTGGGAGGCATATCAGGACCATGGTGCGCCCGTTGTAACGCCCTTGTCCATTGCTTCCTTGAATGCTCGACAAGGCAACTTCAGTAACTACAAGGACAGCAGCGGCAACCTGATCCCGCTCTACTACCCTGTTGTGATGGACCGGACGAATCCTCTGTACAACTATTCCGGTCAACAGATCTCCCAGAACATCATTGATCCATCGATTTGGTCGCAGATCGAAGATCCGATCGCGAAGGCGTGGGTCGCCGCCATGCCGACACCAACCAACAACAACGAACTAAACAACTATCTGCCGAGCAATGGCGGGCAAGGCTCGTTGACCAACGCTGAAAACGTGTACATGACGCGCGAGGATTTCAGCTTCCGGGACAGCGATCACTTCTACTTCACCTACTGGCGGCAGTATTCCCAGCCCAACCTCAACACGTCGTTACCGAAGGCCTTATCCACGGCACAGCCGGCCAGTCCCGAGAATGCACCGGTGTCGCGTCTTAACTGGGAGCACACTTTCTCGCCTGTCCTTACCAACCACTTCACTTTTGGTTATTTGAATCGCAATGAAGGCTACTATGCGCTGAACGCGGGTTCGAACCTGCCAACAGTCGCGGGTGTGGCGAATGGCGATCTGCCGGAATTCACTTTCAGCCAGTACTCGCAGCTTGGCGACAATTATGGCGCGTCCGGTAACAGTAGAACAGAACGCCCGACATGGGCACTGAACGATGTGGTTACGTACGTTAGGGGCAAACACACCTTCACTTTCGGCTACGAATGGCGGAATGCGGGCGGCAACATTCGCAACGCCACGAATCAAGGCGGCACATTTGGTTTCTCTCAGAGCACTACCGGCATAGCAGGCACGAATTCGGGTGACGACATGCTCGCCTTCATGTTGGGCGCAACGTCCTCCGCGAGTGTGGAGTTCGTGAATGTCAAGAGCACTTATCCCCGCCAGTTTGGCTCGGCGGCTCACATTTCGGATGCATGGCGCGCCACTCCGAGGCTTACCTTCAGCTATGGCATTCGCTGGGATTACATCGCTCCCTCGGAAGACAAGAACAACCACTTCTCGTTCTTCGATCCGAACGGCGCCAATCCTGATGCGTGCAACACGGTGAATGGCTCGACAACGTGTCTGCCTGGTCGGTTGGCCTTTGCGGGCAACGGATACGGCAGCGCCAGCTTTGGAGCCCGCTATCCGGAGAATCTGGACCTCTACAACTTCTCGCCCCGCGTCGGTTTTTCGTACTCTCTGGATCAGGCCGGTAAGACGGTTGTTCGAGCAGGCTATGGCATTTACTACGGGCAAGCATTCTATCCGGGCTGGGGCGGCGGTATGAGCCTCGACGGCTTCAACACGGATGCTCAGGTATCGCAGATAGGAGTCGGGACCTCGGCAGGTACCACGGCTCAACAGCCACAGATGTATCTTAGCCATACCGGCTTTACTCCGTTTGTTCCAGCATCAACTTCAAATATTTCTTCCGGTGCGGACAACGGAATATCGCCGCTTTACCGTCCAGAGGACGCTAACCGCCGTCCGTATTCGTCGCAGTGGAACCTTACCGTAGAGCGAGAGTTGCCGAACAACTTCTTTGTGAGCGCCTCCTATGTGGGGACGAAGGGCACACACCTGCCCTCGGACAAGAGTCCAATCAATGTCATCGATCCCTTCACTGGGACCTTCAACACTCTTGCTTCGACGCCGGTTATCGGCGCCAACGGGACACAGGTGTTGGACACCGTGCTTAAGGCCAACTACAACGCAACTGTCGCTGCGAACGGCTATGATGGCCCGACTGTCTTCGCACAGAATGGCATCAGTCAGCAGCCGTACGCCGGCTGGGCTGGGCAGCTTCTGAATTGCACTCCTACACTCGCGCAAGCCCTGTTACCGTACCCGCAGTATTGCGGTAATCTTCAGGGAGAGAATGAAGGACATGGCAACTCAATCTACAACTCCTTCCAGGGCCGAGTGGAACGCCGCTTCAGAGATCACTTCTATGTCCTCGGATCTTTGACTCTCTCCAAGATGTACACCGACGCAACCGACACCACGCAATCTGGTAATGACGGATCGGGCGGAGACAAGATGTTCTCGCCCTTCAACATCAAGCCGCTGCGCGCCCTGGCCGAGGACAACACCCCGATCACCGGTTCGCTCGCCTTTGTGTATGCCTTTCCATTCGGACGCGGAGAGCGATTCCTGAATTCAGGACCGCTGACCAGCGTTGCCAGTGGTTGGAGGATCGCCCCGATTACACGGTATGAATACGGCATGCCGTTCTCATTCCACTCGAATAGTTGCAATGTGGTGAGCCAGACTCGTCAAGGCTGCCTGCCCGGAATTCTTCCCGGTCAGCAGGTGCTGATTCACGGCCGCAATGGCTTCGATCCAACAAAGAACGGTGGACAATACATCAATCCGAATGCCTTCGAGCCCGAAACAAACTTCTCCAAGTTTGGATACACGGGCTATGGCTCCGGTGTAACGACGATTTACGGGCCTAACTTCCGTGATACGGACTGGTCTTTAACGAAAGACACGAAACTTGGGGAGAAGATTGCTTTCAAATTGACCGCAAACTTCTTCAATGGGTTCAATAACCACTACTTTGTCAACCAAGGCAACAACACCGGCGCGTCCTACGCCTTTAACACGACGGTAGGCGATGCCCAGTTTGGTCAATGGAACGGTTCGGTATCAACGCCGCGTACGATCCAGTTCGCAGGGCGTCTGGAGTTCTAG
- a CDS encoding tetratricopeptide repeat protein yields the protein MSNAVSARDYVTAEKLLLEEIQRDPHSLRTAHLLDFAGDIYFLNSDYLSAAIAWKKSEAITPLAPSLRFSLAMAYIRMGYPDWARTVLVSLAAQQPKEALYPYWLGRLDYDAQHYADAIQNFQRAVTLSPTMARAYDNLGLCYYSQNENALAVDNFRKAIELDRGSQHRSPWPYLNLAVTLQSLNQLKDAEANLHEALRIDTQLAPAHYRLGSVLEDIGRLDMAVDELQRASALDNRYAEPHLALARIYKKLGKADAAQQEVQAYLKLHSNSNSGSAPAAPSRP from the coding sequence TTGAGCAATGCAGTATCTGCTCGCGACTATGTGACCGCAGAAAAACTTCTCCTTGAGGAAATTCAACGCGATCCCCACTCGCTTCGCACGGCTCACCTGCTCGACTTTGCTGGCGACATCTATTTCCTCAACTCAGACTACCTCAGCGCCGCCATCGCCTGGAAGAAGTCGGAGGCGATCACCCCGCTTGCGCCATCGCTTCGCTTCTCGCTGGCCATGGCTTACATTCGCATGGGGTATCCGGACTGGGCGCGAACCGTCCTCGTATCGCTCGCCGCTCAGCAGCCAAAAGAAGCCCTGTATCCGTACTGGCTGGGTCGACTTGATTACGATGCGCAACACTATGCCGATGCAATTCAGAACTTTCAAAGAGCCGTGACTTTATCACCCACAATGGCGCGTGCCTATGACAACCTCGGACTCTGTTACTACTCCCAAAACGAAAACGCATTGGCCGTCGACAATTTCAGGAAGGCCATCGAACTGGATCGCGGTTCGCAGCATCGCTCGCCATGGCCATACTTGAATCTAGCCGTAACGCTGCAGTCGCTCAACCAGCTCAAAGACGCCGAAGCGAATCTGCATGAGGCTCTCAGAATCGATACGCAGCTCGCGCCGGCACATTATCGCCTTGGAAGCGTCCTTGAGGATATTGGGCGCCTGGATATGGCCGTCGACGAACTCCAAAGGGCATCAGCGCTCGACAATCGTTACGCTGAGCCACATCTGGCCCTCGCGCGTATCTATAAAAAGCTTGGCAAGGCGGACGCCGCCCAACAAGAGGTTCAGGCGTATCTCAAATTACATTCGAACTCAAACAGCGGCTCGGCCCCTGCCGCACCGTCAAGACCATAG
- a CDS encoding tetratricopeptide repeat protein, which produces MPTRCRERVLLAAITRLRATLRIVLPLFGVAVLLPAVVAQGSGQSYRQTVLSIQEHIKENDLDGARELIANATRQFPADGGIENLLGVVEIQQGHADRAKKAFSVAIRHSPKLVSAYLNLGRVMMQDVAGDSKAQEEALRVYEKALQMEPANAEANYNAAVLLMWAKSYQRSLDRVMKMSAEDRRQAGEEALVCADEAGLGDKEAADRAAAALVSNPGLTEQTALEIAPTLLTAQRGDLVESTLAAVAGVRPLSAEGLRAKGLAQEMDGKSKLARTTLELAYDKDPSSEGLLVDLASLAQGEKDYQGALGYLAHARDLRPQDASLAYQFGAICLKLNLLGEARKVLGEAVKLAPENPQYNFAMGTVSSYAQDPTEALPYLEKYHALRPADTAGILELGTTYFRAREFENASSWLKQAANDDGTAATAHYYLGRIARQEGNLEEAAAELSRSLALKADQPEVLAELGQVYVSKKKYAEAESELSRAIELDPDSYAANFGLLQLYARTSDPRKDEQSKRFDAIKDKNDEKYREMMRVIEIVPQGEARK; this is translated from the coding sequence GTGCCAACACGCTGCCGGGAGCGCGTGCTGCTCGCTGCAATTACACGTTTGAGAGCAACGCTCCGCATCGTCCTGCCCTTGTTTGGGGTTGCGGTCCTCTTGCCGGCTGTGGTCGCGCAAGGCAGTGGCCAATCATACCGGCAAACAGTGCTGTCGATCCAGGAGCATATCAAGGAGAACGATCTGGATGGCGCCCGGGAATTGATCGCCAACGCAACGAGGCAGTTTCCGGCGGATGGAGGCATTGAGAATCTGTTGGGAGTGGTGGAGATTCAGCAGGGGCATGCTGATCGCGCGAAGAAGGCGTTTTCGGTGGCGATACGGCATAGTCCAAAGCTGGTGAGCGCTTACCTGAATCTTGGCCGAGTGATGATGCAGGATGTTGCCGGCGATTCAAAGGCACAAGAGGAAGCGCTTCGTGTCTACGAGAAGGCACTTCAGATGGAGCCTGCCAATGCGGAGGCAAACTACAATGCGGCAGTGCTTCTCATGTGGGCGAAGAGTTATCAACGCTCGCTTGATCGAGTGATGAAGATGAGCGCTGAAGATCGCCGCCAGGCAGGAGAGGAGGCTTTGGTCTGTGCCGACGAAGCGGGGCTAGGAGATAAAGAGGCGGCGGATCGCGCCGCAGCAGCTTTGGTTTCAAATCCCGGATTGACGGAACAGACTGCGCTGGAGATTGCCCCGACGCTGCTCACGGCGCAGCGTGGGGATCTGGTGGAGTCGACTCTTGCTGCGGTCGCAGGAGTCCGCCCACTCTCAGCCGAAGGGTTGCGTGCTAAGGGTCTGGCGCAGGAGATGGACGGAAAGAGTAAACTGGCACGCACTACGCTGGAACTCGCGTATGACAAGGACCCGTCATCCGAGGGGCTGCTCGTGGATTTGGCCAGCCTGGCGCAGGGGGAAAAAGACTACCAAGGAGCGCTAGGATACTTGGCTCACGCGCGCGATCTGCGGCCTCAGGATGCGAGTCTTGCGTATCAGTTTGGCGCAATCTGCCTGAAGCTGAATCTGCTGGGCGAGGCGCGTAAGGTTCTGGGAGAGGCGGTCAAACTCGCGCCAGAGAATCCGCAGTACAACTTCGCCATGGGGACGGTCTCGTCGTATGCGCAGGACCCAACCGAGGCCCTCCCTTATCTGGAAAAGTATCACGCACTACGACCGGCAGATACTGCGGGCATCCTGGAGTTGGGAACGACTTATTTTCGGGCACGGGAGTTTGAGAATGCATCGAGTTGGTTGAAGCAGGCGGCGAATGATGATGGCACGGCTGCCACGGCGCATTACTACCTTGGCCGAATTGCGCGGCAAGAGGGAAACCTGGAGGAAGCCGCCGCTGAATTATCCCGATCTTTAGCATTGAAGGCCGATCAACCGGAGGTGCTGGCAGAACTTGGTCAGGTGTACGTCTCGAAGAAGAAATATGCTGAAGCAGAGTCCGAGCTCAGCCGGGCTATCGAACTCGATCCTGACAGTTATGCTGCAAATTTCGGTCTGCTGCAACTCTATGCCCGCACGAGCGATCCGAGAAAAGACGAGCAGTCAAAGCGTTTCGATGCGATCAAGGACAAGAATGACGAAAAGTATCGTGAAATGATGCGTGTGATTGAAATTGTCCCGCAGGGCGAGGCCAGGAAATAA
- a CDS encoding inorganic pyrophosphatase, which translates to MTNATQPLWKLLGVLFKPHPWHGVSPGEQAPEILQCFIEVVPSDTLKYEIDKVSGYLKVDRPQKYSNICPVLYGFVPQTYCGEGVAAFSSEKTGRNLQGDGDPLDICILTDRPIQHGNILVECIPIGGLRMVDDNEADDKIIAVLKSDATYGSWKDIASVPESMLDRLRHYFLTYKQAPGSTSSVCEITHTYGREDALEVIRRSLSDYDARFGDLEQILDAALSVMK; encoded by the coding sequence GTGACGAATGCTACACAGCCTCTCTGGAAATTACTCGGCGTTCTCTTCAAACCACATCCATGGCACGGTGTTTCTCCCGGTGAGCAGGCACCCGAAATCCTGCAGTGCTTTATCGAAGTGGTACCGTCGGACACTCTGAAATATGAGATAGACAAGGTTTCGGGATATCTGAAAGTCGATAGACCGCAAAAATACTCCAATATCTGCCCAGTACTATATGGTTTCGTTCCGCAGACCTATTGCGGAGAAGGCGTGGCTGCCTTTTCTTCTGAGAAGACCGGCCGTAACCTTCAGGGAGATGGCGACCCACTCGACATTTGCATTCTGACGGATCGGCCGATACAGCACGGAAACATTCTCGTCGAATGCATCCCGATCGGTGGTTTGCGGATGGTGGACGATAATGAGGCCGACGACAAGATCATCGCGGTCCTGAAGAGTGATGCTACTTATGGTTCCTGGAAGGACATCGCAAGCGTGCCCGAATCGATGCTCGATCGCCTTCGGCACTACTTCCTCACCTACAAGCAGGCTCCCGGCTCGACCTCGAGTGTATGCGAGATCACCCACACCTACGGCCGTGAAGATGCACTGGAAGTAATCCGCCGTAGTTTGAGTGACTACGACGCGAGATTTGGAGATTTGGAGCAGATTCTCGATGCAGCATTGAGCGTCATGAAGTAG
- a CDS encoding PP2C family protein-serine/threonine phosphatase, protein MKILLVDDDPIARSIHSMLLSVQGHEVLEAADGELAWQMVKEGNISFVVSDWLMPNLAGVDLCRRIRAADFDWYVYVILCTSKGAKSDLVEGMDAGADDFLVKPISPEEFRVKVRAGARVLSLQQGLTDKNRELARINGQLQSAHKLVEDDLKAAAWMQQRLLPQPAQEVRGLKCEWRLEPSGYIAGDIFNLFSLDDTKIGFYLLDVCGHGVPAAMLSVTLSMMLTPDATQGSPLKRYNRATGLSEVLSPADAVHELNRRFQFKDDRYFTMIYGMFDIRNQTLKIAQAGHPGPVLIRQGAEPEIIGSGGMPIGLWPAIDFDFFELSVRRGDRILLYSDGVTEGLNEQSEAFGEQRLLTYIRERGSQPLKELLEGLLAELKNWCSPVFADDISLLAIEIAEDRRQ, encoded by the coding sequence GTGAAGATTCTGCTCGTTGATGATGATCCGATCGCTCGCAGCATACATTCGATGCTGTTGAGTGTGCAGGGCCACGAAGTTCTGGAGGCCGCTGACGGTGAATTGGCCTGGCAGATGGTTAAGGAGGGTAACATCAGCTTTGTCGTGAGCGACTGGCTGATGCCGAACTTGGCTGGAGTAGACCTTTGCAGGAGAATTCGCGCTGCTGATTTTGATTGGTATGTGTATGTCATCCTTTGCACCTCCAAAGGAGCTAAGTCCGACCTTGTCGAGGGGATGGACGCGGGGGCGGACGATTTTCTGGTTAAGCCGATAAGTCCCGAGGAGTTCCGCGTCAAGGTTAGAGCAGGTGCGCGGGTTTTAAGTCTTCAGCAGGGACTTACGGACAAGAATCGTGAACTTGCCAGGATCAATGGTCAGCTTCAGTCGGCGCACAAACTGGTGGAAGATGACCTCAAGGCGGCGGCCTGGATGCAGCAGAGGCTTCTTCCTCAACCGGCTCAAGAGGTTCGCGGGCTCAAATGCGAATGGCGGCTGGAGCCATCGGGTTATATTGCTGGAGACATATTTAATCTCTTTTCTCTAGATGACACCAAGATAGGGTTCTATCTTCTGGATGTTTGTGGGCATGGAGTTCCTGCGGCAATGCTCTCGGTAACTTTGAGCATGATGCTTACTCCCGATGCGACGCAGGGAAGCCCTCTCAAACGCTATAACCGAGCGACTGGATTATCGGAGGTTTTATCTCCGGCAGATGCAGTCCATGAATTGAATAGGCGCTTTCAATTCAAAGATGACAGGTACTTTACGATGATTTACGGGATGTTCGATATTCGCAATCAAACGTTGAAGATTGCGCAGGCGGGACATCCCGGACCGGTCCTCATTAGACAAGGTGCCGAGCCCGAAATCATTGGTTCCGGAGGCATGCCGATTGGACTCTGGCCTGCAATTGATTTCGACTTCTTCGAGTTATCTGTGCGCCGGGGCGACCGGATTTTGCTCTATTCCGATGGGGTGACTGAGGGGCTGAATGAACAGAGTGAAGCGTTCGGGGAACAGAGGTTGTTGACGTATATTCGAGAGCGCGGATCGCAACCGTTGAAGGAATTGCTGGAAGGTCTTTTGGCGGAGCTTAAGAACTGGTGCAGCCCGGTCTTTGCAGACGACATCTCGCTGCTGGCTATTGAAATCGCGGAAGATCGGCGGCAGTGA
- a CDS encoding STAS domain-containing protein → MKFDEIAIGSVLVVKVLSSRVTADIAPSFKAGIIDYVNKGNRKIVLDLSDVTFIDSSGLGALIGCLKAIGDDGALVLCGARDAVVSMFKLTRMNKVFHMYGSQEEAVSALS, encoded by the coding sequence ATGAAATTCGACGAAATTGCAATCGGAAGCGTATTGGTGGTGAAGGTGTTATCGAGCCGAGTTACGGCCGATATAGCGCCAAGTTTCAAAGCGGGCATTATTGACTATGTGAACAAGGGCAACCGCAAGATTGTTCTCGATTTGAGCGACGTGACTTTCATCGATTCGAGTGGCCTGGGAGCATTGATCGGTTGTCTCAAGGCCATCGGCGACGATGGCGCATTAGTTCTGTGTGGGGCTCGCGATGCCGTGGTGAGCATGTTCAAGTTGACTCGCATGAATAAGGTATTCCATATGTATGGCAGTCAGGAAGAAGCAGTATCTGCTCTTTCTTAG
- a CDS encoding ATP-binding protein has product MPRLMLSINSDLEDVSLLAVAINRICFYLGLGSPRSNEAELCVVEAVTNVIRHAYHGEPGHAVEVAVRTGTDSVIFEIRDNGTPMTTKEAEVLTDGTRRVEFEPLNREALAEGGRGLQIIHDLMDEIAYAADGERNRLTLTKRIYDVIRE; this is encoded by the coding sequence GTGCCACGGCTCATGCTCTCCATCAATAGCGATCTCGAGGATGTGTCGCTGCTCGCTGTTGCGATCAACAGAATCTGTTTCTATCTTGGGCTTGGCAGTCCTCGTTCGAATGAGGCCGAGTTGTGTGTCGTCGAAGCGGTGACGAATGTCATTCGGCATGCGTATCATGGCGAGCCCGGTCATGCGGTTGAGGTTGCAGTCAGGACTGGGACAGATAGCGTGATATTCGAGATCAGGGACAACGGAACTCCTATGACGACCAAAGAGGCGGAAGTCCTGACGGATGGCACGAGAAGAGTTGAGTTTGAGCCATTGAACAGAGAGGCGCTCGCTGAAGGCGGAAGAGGTCTTCAGATTATTCATGACCTGATGGACGAAATTGCCTATGCCGCCGATGGGGAAAGGAACCGCCTAACGCTCACGAAACGTATTTATGATGTCATCCGGGAGTGA
- a CDS encoding TolC family protein, with product MFRRPMSLCWLVESSPRVLVIWRFAAILLVFGCIFSRESHGQCAGIATTPASAADCARHAVPVDREAVLDPAHTYSLAELIDIAEGNNPQTHIAWEQAKQAADRLGISRSAYFPVLSGLAALADERTIEPFPEPLAPRGYVMVEVPAAVPELTLDYLIFDFGKREAKVDAATAEKLAAGANFIRANQEVAFRVASAYYKLVTAQERLVAAQETLKTAQTTQDAAEEQLKNGRSTLPDVLNARAETSQAVFDMESADGDEKIARVLLTETVGAEPSPNIAIDGQEKAPLPQVLTMSIDALIDRAIADRPDLMAQASEIRAAEQEVREAKSEYLPSFALSANGAQTSLWPTVDYGKVGQVTEPTWSVQLGVQWRLFDGGARKNALALARSKGREAQDEMREKRDEATREVWTAYIGFRTAMRKQQAAQALLESANSSYSASLDAYKYGVKNLIDVVTAERQLAQARLSGVSARSDLFLQAVDLEFVTGNLLRKQPPATQTQDGTKP from the coding sequence ATGTTTCGACGCCCCATGTCGCTTTGCTGGCTGGTCGAGTCTTCGCCGCGCGTGCTTGTTATCTGGCGGTTCGCCGCAATCCTGCTCGTTTTTGGGTGCATTTTTTCCCGCGAATCGCACGGGCAATGCGCAGGGATCGCGACGACTCCTGCCTCTGCCGCTGATTGCGCGCGGCACGCAGTTCCGGTCGACCGGGAAGCTGTGCTCGATCCCGCGCATACTTATTCTCTTGCTGAACTGATTGATATTGCCGAAGGGAATAACCCTCAAACGCACATCGCATGGGAACAGGCGAAGCAGGCCGCCGACAGGCTGGGCATTAGCCGAAGCGCATATTTTCCTGTTCTCTCAGGATTGGCTGCGTTAGCGGATGAACGAACCATAGAGCCTTTTCCTGAGCCGCTTGCCCCGCGAGGCTATGTGATGGTGGAGGTGCCGGCGGCGGTGCCGGAACTCACTCTCGATTACCTCATCTTCGATTTCGGGAAACGAGAGGCAAAGGTGGATGCCGCGACTGCGGAGAAACTAGCGGCGGGAGCAAACTTCATTCGAGCGAACCAGGAAGTGGCATTTCGTGTGGCATCGGCGTATTACAAGCTGGTCACCGCGCAGGAGCGGCTCGTTGCTGCCCAGGAGACGCTTAAGACTGCGCAGACCACCCAGGACGCGGCAGAGGAGCAGTTGAAAAATGGGCGCTCTACGCTGCCGGATGTCCTCAATGCGAGGGCCGAGACTTCGCAGGCGGTATTTGATATGGAGTCGGCCGACGGGGATGAGAAGATAGCCCGTGTTCTGCTGACGGAGACTGTCGGAGCTGAGCCCTCGCCTAACATTGCGATCGACGGACAAGAGAAGGCTCCACTGCCGCAGGTGCTCACGATGTCGATCGACGCGCTGATCGATCGCGCGATCGCTGACCGTCCTGACCTGATGGCCCAGGCCTCGGAGATACGCGCCGCAGAACAAGAGGTGCGTGAGGCGAAATCGGAGTATTTGCCGAGCTTCGCACTTTCCGCAAACGGGGCGCAGACTTCACTCTGGCCAACGGTTGATTACGGCAAAGTGGGCCAGGTAACTGAGCCGACCTGGTCGGTGCAGCTTGGCGTCCAGTGGCGGCTTTTTGATGGTGGCGCCCGAAAAAATGCCCTGGCCCTTGCGCGCTCGAAAGGTCGCGAAGCCCAGGACGAGATGCGAGAGAAGCGCGATGAAGCTACCCGCGAAGTGTGGACGGCGTATATCGGCTTTCGTACAGCAATGCGTAAGCAGCAAGCGGCGCAGGCGCTGCTTGAATCGGCAAATTCTTCGTATTCGGCTTCGTTGGATGCTTACAAGTACGGCGTGAAGAATCTGATCGATGTGGTTACGGCAGAGAGGCAACTGGCGCAGGCAAGGCTTTCCGGAGTTTCTGCCCGCTCGGATCTCTTCCTGCAGGCTGTGGACCTTGAATTTGTTACCGGGAATCTCTTGCGAAAGCAGCCGCCTGCGACGCAAACACAGGATGGTACGAAGCCATGA
- a CDS encoding YtcA family lipoprotein, which produces MTATTKKLVVAVSTFAVSLICSGCSRAPSVDILGSFFPVWMICLTTSVILIFGVRYLLVRYKVEQDVGPLALFYPSAVILLTCLMWLILFR; this is translated from the coding sequence ATGACGGCAACAACAAAAAAATTAGTTGTCGCCGTCTCGACGTTTGCGGTGAGCTTGATTTGCAGTGGATGCAGCCGCGCGCCTTCGGTGGATATTCTTGGGTCTTTTTTCCCGGTGTGGATGATATGCCTCACCACATCCGTGATTCTTATCTTCGGAGTGCGGTATCTGCTGGTGCGCTACAAGGTTGAGCAGGACGTAGGTCCGCTGGCTCTGTTTTATCCAAGCGCAGTTATTCTTCTCACCTGCCTGATGTGGCTCATCCTTTTTCGCTAG